A genomic segment from Hypanus sabinus isolate sHypSab1 chromosome 8, sHypSab1.hap1, whole genome shotgun sequence encodes:
- the nxt2 gene encoding NTF2-related export protein 2 isoform X2: protein MAGSLDFKTHADQACRAADKFVTIYYETMDKRRRGLTKLYLDTATLVWNGNTISGHQALTEFFEMLPSSDFQVNMLDCQPVHELATQGQTTVLVVTCGTVKFDGNKQRYFNQNFLLTAQVTPQNTVWKIASDCFRFQDWAN from the exons ATGGCCGGTTCCCTG GATTTCAAGACTCATGCAGACCAGGCATGCAGAGCAGCAGACAAATTTGTCACCATTTATTATGAAACAATGGACAAAAGAAGAAGA GGGTTAACCAAATTGTATCTGGATACTGCAACCTTAGTGTGGAATGGCAACACAATTTCAGGCCATCAAgcacttactgaattttttgaaatgTTGCCTTCTAGTGACTTCCAAGTAAACATGTTGGACTGTCAGCCAGTTCACG AGCTTGCTACTCAGGGGCAGACCACCGTACTTGTAGTCACCTGTGGCACAGTGAAATTTGATGGAAACAAACAGCGATACTTCAATCAAAACTTCTTACTTACTGCACAAGTAACCCCACAAAATACAGTGTGGAAAATCGCAAGTGATTGCTTTCGCTTTCAAGACTGGGCCAATTAA
- the nxt2 gene encoding NTF2-related export protein 2 isoform X1 yields MAGSLDFKTHADQACRAADKFVTIYYETMDKRRRGLTKLYLDTATLVWNGNTISGHQALTEFFEMLPSSDFQVNMLDCQPVHVELATQGQTTVLVVTCGTVKFDGNKQRYFNQNFLLTAQVTPQNTVWKIASDCFRFQDWAN; encoded by the exons ATGGCCGGTTCCCTG GATTTCAAGACTCATGCAGACCAGGCATGCAGAGCAGCAGACAAATTTGTCACCATTTATTATGAAACAATGGACAAAAGAAGAAGA GGGTTAACCAAATTGTATCTGGATACTGCAACCTTAGTGTGGAATGGCAACACAATTTCAGGCCATCAAgcacttactgaattttttgaaatgTTGCCTTCTAGTGACTTCCAAGTAAACATGTTGGACTGTCAGCCAGTTCACG TAGAGCTTGCTACTCAGGGGCAGACCACCGTACTTGTAGTCACCTGTGGCACAGTGAAATTTGATGGAAACAAACAGCGATACTTCAATCAAAACTTCTTACTTACTGCACAAGTAACCCCACAAAATACAGTGTGGAAAATCGCAAGTGATTGCTTTCGCTTTCAAGACTGGGCCAATTAA